In a single window of the Zea mays cultivar B73 chromosome 5, Zm-B73-REFERENCE-NAM-5.0, whole genome shotgun sequence genome:
- the LOC100501277 gene encoding uncharacterized protein LOC100501277 yields MASSCIPAGGIRLPDLEMVKAAPPAHSAASSTLSEASSASAVSSSATSSSVASLSLKRPRTPRKRSSQTYNEAAALLASMYPSVFPVARGGAAPRRLLGLASALADDSSCSDLLPPFPVPGGHAAFLLRDLTPRIPAAESCPSPAAVSSVFSEFRDPAPSPATPDDAAAAPDERRDLGFDDDDGFDADSILCGVDQSAAEGIDGIMGKLSMENNGASVSGSSVDSNMPGSKMHPYLRNLMVLGLSFRQDQNIIINQALKRHSVDPEWWMCPAIPVKDITPAPPPSVAMAKVTDKKKTKKKSLGTIYEEGSPEPANGDDDGALALPETGLGLSLNTDGVLKAWCGRGSAFADGNGPDLPLSPAHVVVKHEDNDLFPKNGTGAVIREGNILKMQRKQKPCTPLPSNKQSRYYRPRVKGRFVSKACFLQRQQALEKES; encoded by the exons ATGGCGTCGTCGTGCATCCCGGCCGGCGGCATCCGGCTGCCGGACCTGGAGATGGTCAAGGCCGCGCCGCCGGCGCACTCCGCGGCGTCCTCCACGCTCTCGGAGGCGTCCAGCGCGTCCGCAGTCTCCTCGTCGGCCACCTCGTCATCGGTGGCGTCGCTGTCGCTCAAGCGCCCGCGCACGCCGCGGAAGCGGTCCAGCCAGACGTACAACGAGGCGGCGGCACTGCTCGCGTCCATGTACCCCTCCGTCTTCCCCGTCGCCAGGGGcggcgccgcgccgcgccgcctCCTCGGCCTCGCCTCCGCGCTCGCCGACGACTCGTCCTGCTCCGACCTCCTCCCGCCGTTCCCAGTCCCCGGCGGCCACGCCGCCTTCCTCCTCCGCGACCTGACGCCGCGGATCCCCGCCGCCGAAAGCTGCCCGTCGCCCGCTGCCGTCAGCAGCGTCTTCAGCGAGTTCCGCGACCCGGCGCCGTCTCCTGCGACCCCTGACGACGCTGCGGCGGCGCCTGACGAGCGCAGGGATCTTGGCTTCGACGATGACGACGGTTTCGACGCCGATTCTATTCTGTGCGGCGTCGACCAGAGCGCGGCCGAGGGCATCGATGGCATCATGGGTAAGCTCTCTATGGAAAACAACGGGGCGTCCGTATCAGGCTCAAGCGTTGACTCCAACATGCCCGGATCCAAGATGCACCCCTACCTCAGGAACCTTATGGTGCTCGGGCTCAGCTTCCGGCAGGATCAGAATATCATCATCAATCAAGCGCTGAAGCGGCATAGTGTCGATCCTGAATGGTGGATGTGCCCTGCCATACCTGTGAAAGACATTACCCCGGCACCACCGCCTTCAGTGGCAATGGCCAAGGTGACAGACAAGAAGAAGACTAAGAAGAAGTCACTGGGGACAATATACGAGGAGGGGAGTCCTGAGCCTGCCAATGGCGATGACGATGGAGCTTTGGCACTGCCAGAGACAGGATTGGGGCTTAGCTTGAATACTGACGGGGTGCTCAAGGCGTGGTGTGGCAGAGGCTCTGCGTTTGCTGATGGCAATGGGCCTGACTTGCCATTGTCCCCTGCTCATGTGGTA GTTAAACATGAAGACAATGATCTCTTCCCAAAGAATGGTACCGGCGCTGTTATCAGGGAAGGCAACATTCTGAAGATGCAGCGCAAGCAGAAGCCATGCACTCCCCTCCCCTCCAACAAGCAGAGTCGGTACTACCGGCCTCGGGTCAAG